The Chryseobacterium glaciei DNA window ACACCCGAGGAGATTTTAGATTTTTTTCAGTCCATCTATTTTTTCAATTGGAAACATTTTGCGTTTAATCAGCCGGGATTGGTTTCTTCGGTGATTTTCAATAATTATTTAAGACCAATTTTTCAGGATATGAAAATCGGTGATTTGGATAAAGAAGTGAAAATTGTAGCAACAGAATTGGTTTCCGGAACTCAGAAAATTTTTGACAATAGTTTTAAGGTGACGGATGCTGTTATTGCCTCATGTTCTATTCCGGGAGTTACCACGCCTTATATTTTGGGGGAAGAAATGTACTGTGATGGAGGGGTTTTAAATAACTTTCCCGCAGACGTTATCAGAGATGAATGTGATCGACTTATTGGTGTTTTTGTATCTCCGCCACACAATATTAATATTAATGATTTAAAGACCATAAAAGCAATCGTATCACGTTCTTACGACCTTCTTTCATATAGAGTTGAGAAAGCAAAATTCGAATATTGCGATTGGTTTATATCTTCACAAGACTTATCAAGTTATGGAACTTTCGAGCGTAAAAAAGACCGTTTGGAAGAGATTTTTAATATAGGATATAATGCCGCAAAAGACGGTTTTGAAAACGAACAAAATGTTTTTGTAAAAAATAATGTTGATTGTCTGTAAATTACATTATTTTCAAAAAATATTTTGATTTTTTGTATTATCAATAATGTTTTCTTCCGTACATTTGTACAGCAAAAAGGATCTTACTCCTTCACAAATAAAATGGAACAAACAAACTTCAAGTTTTTTCTTTTGAAAGTATCAGAAATCATATTCACGATTTTTAATACTTCTCCTCCTACACTTTCTTAAATTTTTCGAAAGAATTCAATAATTTGATTCTATCCGTATTTTTTTATTTCAAAAAAATAGGGGCTATCTGTCATTTCTACTATTTAAACTAAATTTTTAAACAAATAAATTATGGAACTATCGTTTCAGGGCTGGATGATTCCGGCTGTCATTGTGCTTTTATGCGTAATTTTTTACAAAATTATTTTGAGAGTTTTCTTCGGGCTGGTTATTGTTCCCGAAGATAGAATTGGTTTAGTTACCAAAAAATTCGTGCTGGTTGGTAAGCAGGAACTTCCGGAAGGGAGGATCATTGCGACCAATGGAGAGGCTGG harbors:
- a CDS encoding patatin-like phospholipase family protein translates to MNFEKTGLVLSGGGTKGIAHAGVLKFLKEKNINIDVLACCSAGSIVGSLHAVGKTPEEILDFFQSIYFFNWKHFAFNQPGLVSSVIFNNYLRPIFQDMKIGDLDKEVKIVATELVSGTQKIFDNSFKVTDAVIASCSIPGVTTPYILGEEMYCDGGVLNNFPADVIRDECDRLIGVFVSPPHNININDLKTIKAIVSRSYDLLSYRVEKAKFEYCDWFISSQDLSSYGTFERKKDRLEEIFNIGYNAAKDGFENEQNVFVKNNVDCL